One window of the Candidatus Chryseobacterium colombiense genome contains the following:
- a CDS encoding iron ABC transporter permease, with the protein MKTQSKLYFYITISAILLVIIAVWSLNTGVYDFGGKSAFEVLGKVIKEDPGLSLSDKYVVWDVRAARIIMAILIGSMLAVSGTGLQGLFKNPLATGDLIGLTSGATLLAAIAIVLGGHFKQYLPEAVQFSLVGISAFIGSFLSMLLVYRISTSGGKTNVVMMLLTGVAITAIGFSITGFLIYISKDDQLRDLTFWNLGSLAAATWTKNMILTVVLIISYIILLPKGKALNAMMLGEKDAQHLGINVERLKKQIIIITALMVGSCVAFSGTIGFVGLIVPYILRLLFKSNYAFILPLSAICGSILLLTADTFSRSIVEPSELPIGILTALMGGPIFIAILIKFKKSL; encoded by the coding sequence TTGAAAACACAAAGTAAACTATACTTTTACATTACAATAAGTGCCATACTGCTGGTCATTATCGCAGTATGGTCACTTAATACCGGGGTTTACGACTTTGGTGGTAAATCTGCGTTTGAAGTCTTAGGAAAAGTAATTAAAGAAGATCCGGGCTTATCATTAAGTGATAAATATGTAGTTTGGGACGTAAGAGCTGCCAGAATTATCATGGCGATTCTCATCGGAAGTATGCTTGCCGTTTCCGGAACAGGATTACAGGGATTATTTAAAAATCCTCTCGCGACAGGAGATTTAATAGGATTGACATCGGGAGCAACATTACTTGCCGCCATTGCCATTGTTTTAGGAGGGCATTTTAAGCAGTATCTTCCTGAAGCCGTACAATTTTCATTGGTAGGTATTTCCGCTTTCATTGGTTCTTTTTTGTCAATGTTGCTGGTGTACAGAATTTCTACGAGCGGAGGAAAAACAAACGTGGTCATGATGCTGTTGACCGGAGTTGCCATTACGGCTATTGGTTTTTCCATCACAGGTTTTTTGATTTATATTTCGAAAGATGATCAGTTGAGAGATTTAACCTTTTGGAATTTAGGAAGTTTAGCTGCTGCAACCTGGACGAAGAACATGATTCTGACAGTAGTTTTAATCATTTCTTATATCATTCTGTTACCAAAAGGAAAAGCATTGAACGCGATGATGCTAGGTGAAAAAGATGCACAGCATTTAGGAATTAATGTTGAACGGTTAAAAAAACAGATTATTATTATCACTGCATTGATGGTAGGAAGCTGTGTTGCATTTTCAGGAACGATTGGTTTTGTAGGTCTTATTGTGCCCTATATTCTGAGACTTTTGTTTAAATCAAATTATGCTTTTATTTTACCATTATCAGCAATTTGTGGAAGCATTTTATTGTTGACGGCAGATACGTTCAGCAGGAGCATTGTAGAACCTTCAGAATTACCGATCGGAATTTTGACGGCATTAATGGGAGGTCCTATTTTCATTGCTATTTTAATTAAATTCAAAAAATCACTGTAA
- a CDS encoding heme ABC transporter ATP-binding protein translates to MIKAHQISYKHKEFHILDSVDVHLEYGEFLAIVGPNGAGKSSLLSVLANEVKSKHQIVFKDKNINDWQVGELSKHKAKFSQDNSNDIPLEVKDVVMMGRYPYFDAQPKREDHEAMNHMMYETDVYHLKDREYNTLSGGEKQRVHLSRVMAQLQNDIAHKLMFLDEPLNNLDVKHQYRALEIIKNFTKKANSAIVVLHDLNLAAQFADKILLMKSGRVSAYGTPTEVFTAENISEAYNFPCTICDHPITNNPMIIFG, encoded by the coding sequence ATGATAAAGGCGCATCAGATAAGCTATAAACATAAAGAATTCCATATTCTGGATTCTGTTGATGTTCATTTGGAATACGGTGAATTTTTAGCCATTGTAGGTCCGAACGGAGCCGGGAAATCAAGTTTATTAAGTGTTTTGGCCAATGAAGTAAAGTCAAAACATCAGATTGTATTTAAAGATAAAAATATTAATGATTGGCAGGTGGGTGAACTTTCGAAACATAAAGCGAAATTTTCCCAAGACAACAGCAACGATATTCCACTTGAAGTAAAAGATGTGGTGATGATGGGACGTTATCCGTATTTTGATGCTCAGCCGAAACGGGAAGACCATGAAGCAATGAACCATATGATGTACGAAACCGATGTATATCACCTGAAAGACAGAGAATATAATACTTTGTCGGGTGGTGAAAAGCAGCGTGTGCACCTTTCCCGGGTAATGGCACAGCTGCAGAACGATATTGCCCATAAACTCATGTTTCTTGATGAACCATTAAATAATTTAGATGTAAAGCATCAATATAGAGCATTAGAAATCATTAAAAACTTTACAAAAAAAGCAAACTCTGCGATTGTCGTTCTTCATGATCTGAATCTGGCAGCACAATTTGCAGATAAAATTTTATTGATGAAATCAGGAAGAGTTTCCGCGTATGGAACACCAACGGAAGTTTTTACTGCTGAAAATATCAGTGAAGCCTATAACTTCCCCTGTACCATTTGTGACCATCCGATTACCAATAACCCCATGATCATTTTTGGATAA
- a CDS encoding ABC transporter substrate-binding protein translates to MKKFILATSVLVAVYSCKKEAGKPTENTTEVSSETPKSNNKIVTLNGGITEIVAALGHEKEIVGTDVTSTYPESLKATAKDLGHMRSMTIEPIMAVSPTLILASDKDINPELMGKIKSSGIKTEVFQQEFTIDGTKKLIAEVAKAVGNTDYQKLNDKIDADLKQIQPIAKKPKVLFIYARGNMLMVSGKNTPMAALIGLAGGENAVNDFEDFKPLTPEAVVKANPDVLFFFTSGLQGAGGNEGALKMPGVSQTNAGKNKKIIAMDGGLVSSFGPRLGEAAVGLNKLLIENTK, encoded by the coding sequence ATGAAAAAATTCATTCTTGCAACTTCTGTACTGGTTGCGGTATACTCTTGTAAAAAAGAAGCTGGGAAACCGACAGAAAATACTACAGAAGTGTCATCGGAGACCCCAAAATCCAATAATAAAATTGTAACGCTTAACGGCGGAATTACAGAAATCGTTGCCGCTTTAGGCCACGAAAAAGAAATCGTAGGAACAGATGTTACAAGTACCTATCCGGAATCTTTGAAAGCTACGGCTAAAGATCTAGGACATATGAGATCAATGACCATTGAGCCAATCATGGCTGTTTCCCCAACACTAATTTTAGCTTCTGATAAAGATATAAACCCTGAATTAATGGGAAAAATCAAGTCTTCAGGAATCAAAACTGAGGTTTTCCAACAGGAATTTACGATTGACGGAACTAAAAAGTTAATTGCTGAGGTTGCAAAAGCTGTTGGAAATACAGATTATCAGAAGCTTAATGATAAAATCGATGCGGATTTAAAGCAAATTCAGCCTATCGCTAAAAAACCGAAAGTTTTATTCATCTACGCAAGAGGAAATATGTTGATGGTTTCAGGTAAAAATACCCCAATGGCTGCATTAATAGGTCTTGCAGGTGGTGAAAATGCCGTGAACGATTTTGAAGATTTCAAACCTTTAACTCCGGAAGCAGTAGTGAAAGCAAATCCTGATGTATTATTCTTCTTCACAAGCGGATTACAGGGAGCCGGAGGAAACGAAGGTGCTCTTAAAATGCCGGGTGTTTCCCAGACCAATGCCGGTAAAAACAAGAAAATCATTGCCATGGACGGAGGTTTGGTTTCAAGCTTCGGACCAAGATTAGGAGAAGCTGCTGTAGGATTAAACAAACTTTTAATTGAAAACACAAAGTAA